A window of Castanea sativa cultivar Marrone di Chiusa Pesio chromosome 1, ASM4071231v1 contains these coding sequences:
- the LOC142622678 gene encoding protein LEAD-SENSITIVE 1-like, with protein sequence MGVLTNKIEREDLKPGDHIYSYRLAYTYSHHGIYVDEGNVIHFTQGEGQETGTGTVLDRFIGSSLPQRRPLDDPCPICDDQSKGDGVISSCIDCFLSGGDLYLYEYDVTRKLFLAKPRGGTCTLASSESPEKVIHRAFYFLRKGFGVYDVIKNNCEDFALCCKTGLRVIPTVGQSRQASSFQAAASAGGILTATVSMARSSILGVAGLAASCGTYCVKRYINDIGVRRDVENVVLEEET encoded by the exons ATGGGGGTGTTGACGAACAAGATCGAGAGGGAGGATCTAAAACCTGGGGATCATATCTACTCCTATAGACTCGCCTATACCTACTCCCACCACG GGATATATGTCGATGAGGGAAATGTTATCCACTTTACTCAGGGAGAAGGCCAGGAAACTGGTACAGGAACTGTGTTAGACCGCTTCATTGGGAGCTCATTACCTCAACGACGTCCTCTGGACGATCCATGCCCAATATGTGATGATCAATCAAAGGGTGATGGGGTCATCTCTTCTTGCATAGATTGTTTTCTTTCAGGTGGAGATCTCTACCTCTATGAGTATGATGTCACACGAAAATTGTTTCTTGCCAAACCTCGTGGAGGTACCTGCACTCTTGCTTCATCCGAGTCACCCGAAAAAGTTATTCATCGTGCCTTTTATTTCCTCCGGAAGGGCTTTGGTGTCTATGATGTTATCAAGAACAACTGTGAAGACTTTGCATTATGCTGCAAAACAGGCTTGCGAGTGATTCCTACTGTTGGCCAGAGTCGGCAGGCATCATCCTTTCAAGCTGCTGCTAGTGCTGGTGGTATCCTTACTGCTACCGTTAGCATGGCCCGTTCTTCAATACTTGGTGTTGCCGGTCTGGCAGCAAGTTGTGGCACATACTGTGTCAAACGTTATATTAATGATATTGGAGTACGCCGAGATGTCGAGAATGTTGTTTTAGAGGAGGAAACATGA
- the LOC142629246 gene encoding uncharacterized protein LOC142629246, with the protein MNEVDRSLIDRNQLLKELKENLQRANNRMKQYVDAKRREEQFLVGDWVYLKLQLYWQHSMFRRAHQKLASKYFGPFQVTAKVGVAAYRLALPVDSKIHHVFHVSLLKRKVGDTSNVPSILPPYTEEHRPMLEPLCIWDYKWVKQGTKLYTEALVQWKNMAAEDATWEDVEQLQQQFLAINLGDKNNKSPVAVQEELLQKS; encoded by the exons ATGAATGAGGTTGATCGGAGTTTGATTGACCGAAACCAGTTGTTGAAAGAGCTAAAAGAGAATTTGCAGCGAGCAAATAATAGGATGAAGCAATATGTAGATGCCAAGCGTAGGGAAGAACAATTCCTAGTTGGTGATTGGGTGTACCTGAAGCTTCAATTGTATTGGCAGCATAGTATGTTTCGAAGAGCACATCAGAAGCTAGCAAGCAAGTATTTTGGGCCATTTCAAGTCACAGCTAAGGTAGGAGTTGCAGCATATCGTCTAGCACTACCTGTGGACTCTAAGATCCATCATGTGTTTCATGTGTCATTGTTGAAGAGGAAGGTGGGCGATACCAGCAATGTCCCCAGCATTCTACCTCCATACACTGAGGAGCACAGGCCTATGTTAGAACCTCTATGCATTTGGGATTACAAGTGGGTGAAGCAAGGAACTAAGCTATACACAGAAGCATTGGTGCAATGGAAAAATATGGCAGCTGAAGATGCAACTTGGGAGGACGTTGAACAACTCCAGCAACAATTTCTAGCTATTAACCTTGGGGACAAG AATAACAAGAGTCCTGTTGCTGTGCAAGAGGAGTTGTTGCAGAAATCTTAG
- the LOC142629260 gene encoding uncharacterized protein LOC142629260, which produces MRVKARVGKRELVVLSNNGSTHNFVDQKLTHLLGLAVMPITEFDVKVANEESLVYKERYEQVSITIQGFKISTTLYSLPLNGPDLVLGIQWLELLGPIECDWKKMTMKFLWEGVSYVIKSSSVNPVQEVAMQRLERDVQGGGELFAIMQKGEDHVGGSTVPIELQPLLQEFHQVLEEPRTLPPSREFHHQISLKEGTAPVNVRPYRYAHFQKNEIERQVKEMLATGLIRPSNSPFSSPSY; this is translated from the coding sequence ATGCGAGTTAAGGCCAGGGTTGGGAAGAGAGAGCTGGTTGTCCTTAGTAATAATGGGTCAACTCATAACTTCGTGGATCAAAAGTTGACCCATTTACTTGGATTAGCTGTCATGCCCATTACAGAGTTCGATGTGAAAGTTGCAAATGAAGAAAGCCTAGTCTACAAAGAAAGGTATGAGCAAGTTTCCATTACTATCCAAGGATTTAAAATTTCCACTACTTTGTATTCTTTACCACTCAATGGACCAGATTTGGTATTGGGTATACAATGGTTAGAGTTGTTAGGACCAATAGAGTGTGATTGGAAGAAAATGACGATGAAATTCCTATGGGAGGGTGTGTCATATGTCATCAAATCATCCTCTGTTAACCCCGTTCAAGAGGTGGCAATGCAAAGGTTAGAGCGGGATGTGCAAGGTGGTGGGGAGTTATTTGCTATCATGCAGAAGGGTGAAGACCATGTTGGAGGTTCTACTGTTCCAATAGAGTTACAACCCTTGCTTCAAGAATTTCATCAGGTGTTGGAAGAACCTAGAACACTACCCCCTTCTAGAGAATTTCACCATCAGATTTCATTAAAAGAAGGGACTGCACCAGTCAATGTCAGACCTTACCGCTATGCTCATTTccaaaagaatgaaattgaGCGGCAAGTGAAGGAAATGTTAGCCACAGGATTGATCCGTCCAAGTAACAGTCCATTTTCTTCCCCATCTTATTAg